One segment of Pirellulales bacterium DNA contains the following:
- a CDS encoding SGNH/GDSL hydrolase family protein: MADPATTGQGEPQGTLPGRPPRASLLRRWLPRVLAASFATLVSLVALELATRAIFDRHGMHYAIEMWKYARLLKRPSPVAGMGHEHIPGGRARLMGVDVEINSQGLRGPELSVAKPPGVYRILALGDSITFGWGAAFDASYPAVLQGILNRSAATAPADPAATVRRYEVINSGVGNYNTVQEVAYFRERGLALQPDLVMLGFFLNDAEPQSHPARHFLARNSYLYVFAASGYDSLSRGWGLHSDWRDYYAGLYRDSAPGWQACRGAIAELIDLCHEHQLPLVVLLIPELHQLGNDYPFRYVHQKVAALAQGPQVSVLDLTSAFDGQNPPTLWVSPGDAHPNAQGHQILAEAIARGLTTTVLKPPLESSQTEAP, from the coding sequence ATGGCTGATCCAGCGACCACCGGCCAGGGCGAACCGCAGGGGACTTTGCCCGGGCGACCGCCTCGAGCATCGCTCCTACGACGCTGGTTGCCGCGCGTCTTGGCCGCCAGTTTCGCGACGCTCGTCAGCCTAGTCGCGCTCGAATTGGCCACGCGCGCGATTTTCGATCGCCACGGAATGCACTACGCGATCGAAATGTGGAAATATGCGCGGCTGCTCAAGCGGCCGAGCCCGGTGGCGGGCATGGGCCACGAACACATTCCCGGCGGCCGGGCCCGGTTGATGGGCGTCGACGTCGAGATCAACTCGCAGGGTCTGCGTGGCCCCGAGCTCTCCGTCGCCAAGCCCCCCGGCGTATACCGCATCCTGGCCTTGGGCGATTCGATTACGTTTGGCTGGGGGGCCGCGTTCGACGCGAGCTATCCGGCCGTGCTGCAAGGCATCTTGAACCGCTCCGCCGCGACGGCGCCGGCCGATCCGGCAGCCACCGTGCGGCGCTACGAAGTCATCAACTCGGGCGTGGGCAACTACAACACCGTGCAGGAGGTCGCCTATTTCCGCGAGCGCGGTCTGGCCTTGCAACCGGACCTGGTGATGTTGGGTTTCTTTCTCAACGACGCGGAGCCGCAGTCGCACCCGGCCCGGCACTTCCTGGCTCGCAATTCCTATTTGTACGTGTTTGCGGCGTCGGGCTACGATTCACTTTCGCGCGGCTGGGGCCTGCACAGCGATTGGCGCGACTACTACGCCGGCTTGTATCGCGACTCCGCGCCCGGCTGGCAGGCGTGTCGGGGGGCGATCGCCGAGTTGATCGACCTGTGCCACGAACACCAGCTGCCGCTGGTCGTGTTGCTGATTCCGGAGCTGCACCAATTGGGCAACGACTATCCCTTTCGCTACGTGCACCAAAAGGTCGCCGCGCTGGCCCAGGGCCCCCAGGTAAGCGTGCTCGACTTGACGAGTGCCTTTGACGGACAGAACCCGCCCACGCTCTGGGTCTCGCCTGGCGACGCGCACCCCAACGCGCAGGGACACCAGATCCTCGCCGAGGCGATTGCCCGAGGATTGACGACGACCGTGCTGAAGCCGCCGCTGGAATCTTCGCAGACCGAGGCCCCATGA
- a CDS encoding PEP-CTERM sorting domain-containing protein (PEP-CTERM proteins occur, often in large numbers, in the proteomes of bacteria that also encode an exosortase, a predicted intramembrane cysteine proteinase. The presence of a PEP-CTERM domain at a protein's C-terminus predicts cleavage within the sorting domain, followed by covalent anchoring to some some component of the (usually Gram-negative) cell surface. Many PEP-CTERM proteins exhibit an unusual sequence composition that includes large numbers of potential glycosylation sites. Expression of one such protein has been shown restore the ability of a bacterium to form floc, a type of biofilm.) translates to MRHCLAWLVFVSLCVSSCPTMARDILLIDDFATGFGPAVGLLTGAGHNVTQIFNERAGGYTHLSDASYLSNFDMVVYSVRSRVIPNAAILGVAENYAAQGGDLLLTSLGESISLDDPNDTLAAFQFARLMGPEYVFGTPPVPQQVTTIDNFITHGPFGDFRGAASANSNGYDQFHANTAIGAVPLVSVADGRTDKVVFTDLPGSGGSIGIWQGHQFQAPGLPAQPDFFDGDVFQGLFLNWAQGGTTTQTEITPQVFTTEAHPQASSITLDIYLGNPTTDGVLLASAGPFPVHGTAKVVGSVDGSGDGTVALAEGIAHVDDVNNALLDLGVLGSLRIDVSNTTMFLNSRAVDVLGNQYDITQNYYTAGLLSGSFNVHSPTGAVAALLPGTFPVVLDVPSFYLGGPDDFDGATFDGTFDEGAGLLAPGAEFNLNVDRAGLPLIYLPGLGDLYAVPRSDLHFAAVPEPSSLVLMLAALACGALLPARRKLR, encoded by the coding sequence ATGAGGCATTGCCTGGCATGGCTGGTATTTGTGTCGCTCTGCGTGTCGAGTTGCCCGACCATGGCGCGCGATATCCTGTTGATCGACGATTTTGCCACGGGCTTCGGACCTGCCGTCGGTCTGCTGACAGGTGCAGGTCATAACGTCACGCAGATCTTCAACGAGCGCGCCGGCGGCTACACGCATCTGAGCGATGCCAGCTACCTGTCCAACTTCGATATGGTCGTTTACTCGGTGCGCAGCCGAGTGATTCCCAACGCCGCGATCCTGGGTGTGGCCGAGAACTACGCCGCCCAAGGCGGCGACTTGTTGCTCACCTCGCTGGGTGAAAGCATCTCTCTGGACGACCCGAACGACACCCTGGCAGCGTTTCAGTTCGCTCGGCTGATGGGGCCCGAGTACGTATTTGGTACGCCGCCGGTACCGCAACAAGTCACGACGATCGATAATTTCATCACTCATGGCCCCTTTGGCGATTTTCGCGGAGCGGCGAGTGCGAACTCCAACGGCTACGATCAGTTTCACGCGAACACGGCCATCGGCGCCGTGCCGCTGGTCAGCGTGGCCGACGGCCGGACGGACAAGGTGGTGTTCACCGACTTGCCCGGCAGCGGTGGCTCGATCGGCATCTGGCAGGGCCATCAATTTCAGGCACCGGGCCTGCCCGCGCAGCCCGACTTTTTCGACGGCGACGTGTTTCAAGGCCTGTTCCTGAATTGGGCCCAGGGAGGGACCACCACGCAAACCGAAATCACCCCACAGGTATTCACCACCGAGGCTCACCCGCAGGCCTCGAGCATCACGCTCGACATCTACCTGGGAAACCCCACGACCGACGGTGTGCTCCTGGCCTCGGCCGGGCCGTTCCCCGTGCATGGCACGGCCAAGGTCGTCGGCTCGGTCGACGGCTCCGGCGATGGAACAGTCGCCTTGGCCGAAGGCATCGCCCACGTCGACGACGTCAACAATGCGTTGCTCGATCTCGGCGTGCTCGGCTCGCTGCGCATCGACGTGTCGAACACGACGATGTTCTTGAACAGCCGCGCCGTCGACGTGCTCGGCAATCAATATGACATTACACAGAACTACTACACGGCTGGGCTGTTGAGCGGGTCATTCAACGTCCACTCGCCGACCGGCGCGGTCGCGGCGCTGCTGCCCGGCACCTTCCCGGTCGTCCTCGACGTTCCCTCCTTTTACTTGGGAGGCCCAGACGACTTCGACGGCGCCACATTTGACGGGACGTTCGACGAAGGCGCCGGGTTGCTCGCGCCGGGCGCTGAATTCAACCTGAACGTCGACCGGGCCGGTTTACCCCTGATCTATTTGCCGGGCCTGGGCGATCTGTACGCCGTGCCGCGGAGCGATTTGCACTTCGCCGCGGTGCCCGAGCCGTCGTCGCTGGTGTTGATGCTGGCCGCCCTGGCGTGCGGCGCGTTGCTGCCGGCGAGGCGCAAGCTGCGGTAG
- a CDS encoding glycosyltransferase family 2 protein, whose product MTTTYPTTPTIASRGGTVSIVLPVFNERRVLESLVAQVSAAAQATGLDYEIVFINDGSTDGSTELLDRLAAADRRIVVLHLSRNFGHQAAVQAGLAHARGDCLVVMDSDLQDAPSAIGRFVDQWRQGYDVVYAVRVGRKEGRVKRFLFTGFYRLLSAIANTRLPLDAGNFGLMDRRVAQQIVALPERDRYFAGLRSWVGYRQVGIVVERNSRYDDTPRVSLWGLFRLAKTAIFSFSTAPLALFTVIGAAAGTIFLGLAGFSLFCKLFTDLAIPGWTSHILSASFFGALNALGISVLGEYVVRIYDQVRARPLFLVGRKVNGDAAREVSGLRQQVNCGDDLYAELLEDANHLVAEAERLRADADASAVAGVR is encoded by the coding sequence ATGACCACGACCTACCCGACCACCCCAACGATCGCCTCGCGCGGGGGCACCGTCAGCATCGTCTTGCCGGTGTTCAACGAGCGCCGCGTCCTGGAGTCGCTCGTCGCTCAGGTCAGCGCCGCCGCGCAAGCGACCGGGCTGGACTACGAAATCGTGTTCATCAACGACGGCTCGACCGACGGCAGCACCGAGCTACTCGACCGGCTCGCAGCCGCCGACCGACGAATCGTCGTACTGCACTTGTCGCGCAATTTCGGCCACCAGGCCGCGGTCCAAGCGGGTCTCGCGCACGCTCGCGGCGATTGCCTCGTCGTGATGGACAGCGATCTGCAGGATGCCCCCAGTGCGATCGGCCGGTTTGTCGATCAATGGCGCCAGGGCTACGACGTGGTCTACGCCGTGCGCGTGGGTCGCAAGGAAGGTCGCGTCAAGCGATTCTTGTTTACCGGCTTTTACCGGCTGCTCTCTGCGATCGCCAATACCCGGTTGCCGCTCGATGCGGGTAACTTCGGGTTGATGGATCGCCGCGTGGCGCAACAGATCGTCGCCCTGCCCGAACGCGATCGCTACTTCGCGGGCCTGCGCAGTTGGGTCGGCTATCGCCAGGTGGGGATCGTCGTCGAGCGCAACTCGCGCTACGACGACACGCCGCGAGTCTCGCTGTGGGGGCTGTTCCGACTGGCAAAGACGGCCATCTTTTCCTTTTCGACCGCACCGCTGGCGCTGTTCACCGTGATCGGCGCGGCGGCCGGCACGATCTTTCTGGGACTGGCCGGGTTCTCGCTGTTTTGCAAGTTGTTTACCGATCTGGCGATCCCCGGCTGGACGTCGCACATCCTCAGCGCGAGCTTCTTCGGGGCACTCAACGCCCTGGGAATCAGCGTGCTGGGCGAATACGTCGTGCGAATCTACGACCAGGTGCGCGCGCGGCCGTTGTTCCTCGTCGGCCGGAAAGTGAACGGCGATGCGGCCCGAGAAGTGTCTGGCCTCCGGCAGCAGGTCAACTGCGGCGACGATCTGTACGCCGAACTGCTCGAAGATGCCAACCATCTGGTGGCCGAGGCAGAACGCTTGCGGGCCGATGCCGACGCCAGCGCCGTCGCCGGCGTTCGTTGA
- a CDS encoding Flp family type IVb pilin: MKSLATKLHRFLVSEDGPTAVEYAVMLALIVIVCLTAISSIGTNANTTFTNVANSIA; encoded by the coding sequence ATGAAGTCGCTCGCTACGAAGTTGCACCGTTTCCTCGTCTCGGAAGATGGCCCGACCGCGGTCGAATACGCCGTGATGCTGGCCCTGATCGTGATCGTGTGCTTGACGGCGATCAGCTCGATTGGCACCAACGCCAATACGACCTTCACGAACGTCGCCAACTCGATTGCCTAA
- a CDS encoding YfhO family protein, with amino-acid sequence MTFGPNRRCAERQLAAWTVLCALALFAVLSLPFYLGQVYTADDLAAFHLPLRAFYATCLARGVDFAWLPDVFNGYYAHGEGQGGFYHPLHLFVYRWLPLRAAFCWEVLASYPLICVGTFALLRRQALPRSAAWFGGVLAAASGFSLLHLMHINALAVLAHTPWLLWADEIRLRTHQRRTAARCELAIALLTGSQLLLGYPQYVWMSLVAEGAYLAWRSRALRVGWRPLLWIAGAKLLGLGLAAIQLLPTLEMLQHSTRETVARDFAGWGSLQPANLVQLVAPYALANRVVGGNTHELGLYLGSVPLTLIVWLVAARPRMSAARRRLAWAAGLMAVVALLFACGEYAGLYRWQTWLPVVGKFRFPCRYLALVHLSIAVLAAVALAALAKQPQLHTAQIERGRRALALLPLAAIVAATAIALVFPREQQAAWPLMLVGPLLLAIAALLIERAACLAPWALPGLIAFGFVDLGVYGLSYSVWPHHGPLPAAYAERDLPPSLASERVVLDLAPFNRPAQHRGNQAALDGYQRVDGYAGLQPARRLDYTRSKTLRVAGVGWASALAATRVTDLTPDPTTGAGGVHLANPLPRCRLVSRVLVTRDPARDLEAIDPAETALVDRPVELDAAAPGCVAMADEQPGRVRLLTDAPGRQLLVVADSFDAGWQAAIDGQPCPVVRAYGDFLACVVPPGIHQVEFTFRPRSLRQGAIVSAVTLLATLALFLGRACLVPVDCKAKRIVSKTLPTEPMP; translated from the coding sequence ATGACCTTTGGACCGAATCGGCGCTGCGCCGAGCGGCAGCTCGCCGCTTGGACGGTGCTCTGCGCGCTGGCGCTGTTTGCGGTCCTGTCGCTGCCCTTCTATTTGGGCCAGGTGTACACGGCCGACGATCTGGCGGCGTTTCATCTGCCCCTGCGGGCGTTCTACGCGACGTGCCTGGCACGCGGCGTAGATTTCGCGTGGCTACCCGACGTATTCAACGGCTACTACGCCCACGGCGAAGGGCAGGGCGGTTTCTATCACCCGTTGCACTTGTTCGTTTACCGCTGGTTGCCGTTGCGGGCGGCGTTTTGCTGGGAGGTGTTGGCCAGCTATCCCCTGATCTGCGTCGGCACTTTTGCGCTGCTGCGGCGGCAGGCGTTGCCGCGCTCGGCCGCATGGTTCGGTGGTGTGCTCGCCGCCGCCAGCGGGTTCAGCCTGTTGCACCTGATGCATATCAACGCCCTGGCTGTGCTGGCGCATACGCCCTGGCTGCTCTGGGCCGATGAGATCCGCCTGCGGACGCACCAACGCCGTACCGCGGCGCGTTGCGAGCTGGCGATCGCCTTGCTCACAGGTTCGCAACTGCTGCTGGGCTATCCGCAGTATGTCTGGATGTCGCTGGTGGCCGAGGGTGCCTACCTCGCGTGGCGCAGCCGCGCGTTGCGCGTCGGCTGGCGGCCGTTGCTCTGGATTGCCGGAGCAAAGCTGCTGGGCCTGGGCCTGGCGGCCATTCAACTGTTGCCGACGCTCGAAATGCTGCAACACTCGACCCGCGAGACCGTCGCGCGCGACTTTGCCGGGTGGGGTTCGTTGCAGCCGGCGAACCTGGTGCAGCTCGTCGCGCCGTACGCGCTGGCCAACCGCGTGGTAGGCGGCAACACGCACGAGTTGGGCCTGTACCTGGGCAGCGTTCCGTTGACCTTGATCGTCTGGCTCGTGGCGGCGCGGCCCCGGATGTCGGCCGCTCGTCGCCGACTGGCCTGGGCGGCGGGCCTGATGGCCGTGGTCGCGCTGCTGTTTGCCTGCGGCGAATACGCTGGTCTTTATCGTTGGCAAACGTGGCTGCCGGTCGTGGGCAAGTTTCGCTTTCCGTGCCGGTACCTGGCCCTCGTGCACCTGTCCATCGCGGTGTTGGCCGCGGTCGCGCTGGCTGCGCTCGCGAAGCAACCGCAACTCCACACGGCACAAATCGAACGCGGCCGACGCGCTTTGGCCCTGCTGCCCCTTGCGGCGATCGTCGCCGCGACGGCCATCGCGCTGGTCTTTCCGCGTGAGCAGCAGGCCGCCTGGCCGCTGATGCTCGTCGGTCCGCTACTGCTTGCCATTGCGGCCCTGCTGATCGAGCGCGCCGCGTGCCTGGCACCCTGGGCCCTGCCCGGGTTGATCGCCTTCGGCTTCGTCGACCTGGGCGTCTATGGGTTGAGCTACTCGGTGTGGCCGCATCACGGGCCGCTGCCGGCCGCGTATGCCGAACGCGACTTGCCGCCGTCGCTTGCTTCCGAGCGCGTCGTACTCGACCTGGCACCCTTCAATCGCCCGGCACAGCATCGCGGCAACCAAGCGGCGCTCGACGGATATCAGCGCGTCGACGGCTACGCTGGCCTGCAACCGGCCCGGCGCCTCGACTACACGCGCAGCAAGACTTTGCGCGTCGCGGGGGTCGGCTGGGCGAGTGCGCTGGCCGCGACGCGGGTGACGGACCTCACGCCAGACCCAACCACGGGCGCGGGCGGTGTGCATCTCGCCAATCCTCTGCCGCGCTGCCGGCTGGTTTCCCGGGTGCTCGTTACGCGCGATCCGGCCCGCGACCTCGAAGCCATCGACCCGGCGGAGACGGCCCTGGTCGATCGGCCCGTTGAGCTGGACGCGGCCGCGCCGGGCTGCGTGGCAATGGCCGACGAGCAGCCGGGCCGCGTGCGCCTGCTCACTGATGCGCCGGGCAGACAACTGCTGGTCGTCGCCGACAGCTTCGATGCCGGATGGCAGGCAGCGATCGACGGACAGCCCTGCCCCGTCGTTCGGGCGTATGGCGACTTTCTCGCCTGCGTCGTGCCGCCGGGCATCCACCAGGTCGAGTTCACGTTTCGCCCGCGCAGCTTGCGGCAGGGTGCGATTGTTTCGGCCGTAACGCTTCTGGCGACGCTGGCGTTGTTCCTCGGGCGTGCCTGCCTGGTCCCCGTCGATTGCAAGGCGAAACGTATAGTTTCGAAAACCCTGCCTACTGAGCCCATGCCATGA
- a CDS encoding glycosyltransferase family 39 protein: MSLVAEIEPLPVAIDAIEPDRQDAGCRVPLRWQGVALFVVAALLRIVAIDRLPGLNGDEAWSGVQALHWLGGQEVAWHTPTGNPLNPFAILPLVASHALFAPSVAHLRWVAVASGLLAIAVNYRLCRRAYDRETAWTTSAVLAVLPVNLVYSRFAWDASQSLLFTLPVLYAPLIAARGRSAWRWWALGGVALAAAVLVHPTNVFAAPLLVVPLIVLAWQHRTELSRRLGGAPQFAAGALGLLLFVAFAWLGRRWWVLAGSRLISPHELAAFLRLYLDLFTGLTVFRFVPGTLLDAYAPGAIGLTVGGLLLALAAAWGWLQRRPCEHRDAQVLAAWAVTLVGFYLVAGAGALQPHYERYGQGLIGVGVLVLARGWQAAIHQATRVPARLAGMVLAWTALLVFVACYLVPLDRGWGHPHRAFRTGAVEPKQAALELACRAARRNESVRPLPIVAHDWWSFWPLAYLGADRNELQIVADGAFAPAEMRATSLAVAQNAGQFAWIDTAVPRVPGDREVLIFDKAGHPIAAVIFPPAQ, encoded by the coding sequence ATGTCTCTCGTCGCCGAAATCGAGCCGTTGCCGGTTGCAATCGATGCGATCGAGCCAGATCGGCAAGACGCCGGGTGCCGCGTGCCGCTGCGCTGGCAGGGGGTGGCGCTATTCGTGGTCGCCGCGCTGCTCCGCATCGTGGCGATCGATCGCCTACCGGGCCTCAATGGCGACGAGGCCTGGTCGGGGGTGCAGGCCCTGCACTGGCTCGGCGGGCAAGAGGTTGCCTGGCACACACCGACCGGCAACCCGCTGAATCCGTTTGCGATCCTGCCCTTGGTCGCATCGCATGCGCTGTTTGCGCCGAGCGTCGCCCATTTGCGCTGGGTTGCCGTCGCCAGCGGGCTGCTGGCAATCGCCGTGAATTATCGATTATGCCGGCGAGCGTACGATCGTGAAACGGCTTGGACTACCAGCGCCGTGTTGGCGGTGCTGCCGGTGAACCTGGTCTACAGCCGGTTTGCGTGGGACGCGAGCCAATCGTTGCTGTTCACATTGCCGGTGTTGTACGCGCCACTGATCGCTGCCCGCGGTCGCTCTGCGTGGCGCTGGTGGGCCCTCGGCGGCGTCGCGCTGGCGGCTGCTGTGCTGGTCCATCCCACGAACGTGTTTGCGGCGCCGCTGCTCGTGGTTCCGCTGATCGTCCTGGCCTGGCAGCACCGGACCGAACTGTCACGGCGACTGGGTGGTGCTCCACAGTTCGCTGCCGGCGCGTTGGGTTTGCTGTTGTTCGTCGCCTTCGCCTGGCTGGGTCGCCGGTGGTGGGTACTGGCCGGCTCGCGGCTGATTTCGCCGCACGAATTGGCCGCTTTTCTGCGGTTGTACCTCGACTTGTTCACCGGCTTGACCGTCTTTCGTTTCGTGCCGGGCACCTTGCTCGACGCGTACGCGCCGGGGGCCATCGGGCTCACGGTCGGGGGCCTGCTCTTGGCGCTGGCCGCTGCCTGGGGCTGGCTGCAGCGCCGGCCGTGCGAGCATCGCGACGCGCAGGTGCTCGCGGCCTGGGCCGTGACGCTGGTCGGCTTCTACCTGGTTGCAGGCGCGGGCGCCTTGCAACCCCATTACGAGCGCTACGGTCAAGGCCTGATCGGCGTCGGCGTGCTGGTGCTCGCGCGCGGATGGCAGGCCGCGATCCACCAGGCGACGCGCGTCCCGGCGCGATTGGCCGGCATGGTGCTGGCGTGGACGGCGCTGCTCGTGTTCGTCGCCTGCTATCTCGTACCGCTCGATCGCGGCTGGGGGCATCCTCATCGCGCGTTTCGCACGGGCGCGGTCGAGCCGAAACAAGCCGCGCTGGAATTGGCGTGCCGCGCCGCGCGCCGAAACGAGTCCGTGCGCCCGTTGCCGATCGTTGCGCACGACTGGTGGTCGTTTTGGCCACTGGCCTATCTGGGAGCCGATCGCAACGAACTGCAGATTGTCGCTGACGGGGCGTTCGCCCCCGCGGAGATGCGCGCGACAAGTCTCGCGGTGGCGCAGAACGCGGGCCAATTCGCCTGGATCGACACCGCGGTGCCACGGGTTCCCGGCGATCGCGAAGTCTTGATCTTCGACAAGGCCGGTCACCCGATCGCCGCAGTGATCTTTCCACCCGCGCAGTAG
- a CDS encoding MFS transporter, with protein MGSVYARLCMMMFIQYYVWGSWGVAIGGYMDQKLKFTGAQQGSIFGTTAIAAILSPFLVGYIADRLFATERLLAVLHLVGGGLLWYASTLTSYEQLFPTMIAYALCYMPTLALTNSISFENIKDPEKEFPLIRVFGTFGWIGANWVVGAMHWDQSQNILVMASCSSVVLGLFSLLLPHTPPKSKESHAAGREGLLHLLREPSFVVFLVASFVLCIPLSFYYTLCNVFLSQCDYPYPAVLQTLGQISEVFFMAAMPLFVAWLGIKRMLAVGMLAWVVRYLFFGSMSFPLVIVGLILHGVCYDFYFVASYIYVDKKAEVSQRARAQSFFAIITLGLGMFVGSNASGWTKDYFHPPRVTTTAADGSSSQQPLPDWDPTGKTGFAQELGLAADGRLTAAAVEAKYAGLPMKTTLEEAIQVADEDRNGEVTREEWRRAQRNDWPSIWFLAAGLAGATLVFFWFGFHDRSAERQAAAAA; from the coding sequence ATGGGATCGGTCTACGCACGCCTGTGCATGATGATGTTCATCCAGTACTACGTCTGGGGCTCCTGGGGCGTCGCCATCGGCGGGTACATGGACCAGAAGCTCAAGTTCACCGGCGCACAACAGGGCTCGATCTTCGGCACCACGGCGATCGCCGCGATCTTGTCGCCGTTCCTGGTCGGCTATATCGCCGACCGCCTGTTTGCCACCGAACGGCTCCTGGCCGTGTTGCACCTCGTGGGCGGCGGGCTGCTCTGGTATGCGTCGACGCTCACGAGCTACGAGCAGTTGTTCCCCACGATGATTGCCTATGCGTTGTGCTATATGCCGACCTTGGCGCTGACCAACTCGATCAGCTTCGAGAACATCAAGGACCCGGAAAAGGAGTTTCCGCTGATCCGCGTGTTCGGCACGTTTGGCTGGATCGGGGCCAACTGGGTCGTGGGGGCGATGCACTGGGACCAGTCGCAAAACATCCTCGTCATGGCGTCTTGTAGCTCGGTGGTGCTCGGGCTGTTCAGCTTGTTGCTGCCGCACACGCCGCCCAAATCGAAGGAATCGCACGCCGCGGGACGCGAGGGCCTGCTGCACCTGTTGCGCGAGCCGTCGTTCGTCGTGTTCCTCGTCGCGTCGTTCGTGCTGTGCATTCCGCTGTCGTTCTACTACACGCTGTGCAACGTGTTTCTCAGCCAGTGCGACTATCCCTATCCCGCGGTGCTGCAGACGCTCGGGCAGATCTCCGAAGTGTTCTTCATGGCCGCGATGCCGTTGTTCGTGGCCTGGCTGGGCATCAAGCGCATGCTGGCCGTGGGCATGCTGGCCTGGGTCGTGCGCTACCTGTTCTTCGGCAGCATGTCGTTCCCGCTGGTGATCGTGGGCCTGATACTGCACGGCGTGTGCTACGACTTCTACTTCGTGGCCAGCTACATCTATGTCGACAAGAAGGCCGAGGTCTCGCAACGCGCCCGGGCTCAGAGCTTCTTTGCAATCATCACCCTGGGGCTGGGAATGTTCGTCGGCAGCAATGCCTCGGGCTGGACGAAGGACTACTTCCACCCGCCCCGGGTCACGACGACCGCGGCCGACGGATCGAGCTCGCAACAACCGCTGCCCGATTGGGATCCGACGGGCAAGACCGGCTTTGCGCAGGAGCTGGGCCTGGCGGCCGACGGCCGGCTCACGGCCGCCGCGGTCGAAGCGAAGTACGCCGGCTTGCCGATGAAGACTACGCTCGAAGAGGCCATCCAAGTGGCCGACGAGGACCGCAACGGCGAGGTCACGCGCGAAGAGTGGCGACGGGCCCAGCGTAACGACTGGCCCAGCATCTGGTTCTTGGCGGCGGGCCTGGCCGGGGCGACGCTCGTCTTCTTCTGGTTCGGTTTCCACGACCGTTCGGCCGAGCGGCAGGCGGCCGCCGCGGCATAG